One window of Trifolium pratense cultivar HEN17-A07 linkage group LG5, ARS_RC_1.1, whole genome shotgun sequence genomic DNA carries:
- the LOC123884549 gene encoding transcription factor bHLH35: MENIGDEYKHYWETNMFLQTQELDSWGLDEAFSGYYDSSSPDGAASSAASSKNIVSERNRRKKLNERLFALRAVVPNISKMDKASIIKDAIEYIQHLHEQEKIIQAEIMELELGMPNNINPNYDYDQELPVLLRSKKKRTDQLYDSVNSRNSPIEVLELRVTYMGENTIVVSLTCSKRTDTMVKLCEVFESLKLKIITANITSFSGRLLKTVFIEANEDEKDLLQIKIRTAIATLNDPLSPMSI, from the exons ATGGAGAATATTGGTGATGAGTACAAGCATTACTGGGAAACCAACATGTTCCTCCAAACTCAAGAACTTGACAG CTGGGGATTGGATGAAGCTTTTTCAGGATACTATGATTCAAGCTCTCCTGATGGTGCAGCTTCATCAGCAGCTTCATCTAAGAACATTGTTTCTGAAAGGAATAGAAGGAAGAAGCTTAATGAAAGACTCTTTGCACTTAGAGCAGTGGTCCCCAACATTAGCAAG ATGGATAAGGCTTCAATTATTAAGGATGCAATTGAGTACATACAACACTTACATGAGCAAGAGAAGATTATTCAAGCTGAGATAATGGAACTTGAATTAGGGATGCCAAATAATATTAATCCaaattatgattatgatcaGGAGCTTCCTGTGTTGCTAAGGTCCAAGAAGAAGAGAACAGATCAATTATATGATTCTGTCAATTCAAGAAACTCTCCTATCGAAGTCCTTGAG CTTAGGGTGACATACATGGGAGAGAATACAATTGTAGTGAGCTTGACATGTAGCAAAAGGACAGACACAATGGTAAAATTGTGTGAAGTGTTTGAATCTTTGAAGCTTAAGATTATTACAGCCAATATCACTTCCTTTTCAGGCAGGCTTTTGAAGACAGTCTTCATTGAG GCAAATGAAGACGAGAAAGATCTATTGCAGATAAAGATCCGAACAGCCATTGCAACTCTCAATGATCCTTTAAGTCCTATGAGCATCTAA